Proteins encoded in a region of the Kryptolebias marmoratus isolate JLee-2015 linkage group LG14, ASM164957v2, whole genome shotgun sequence genome:
- the ythdc1 gene encoding YTH domain-containing protein 1 isoform X2 has translation MAADRREDKDGELNVLEDLLTEAPDQDDELYNPETERDISDKKGTKRKSERSNSQDLKRLRPSSGHTPSRSSSSIKRPLGSSSKKASSPRSHHVTTYRHDYYDDRKGRRVVREGPRSRGGEDARRRESQRGLEGLSRLRRDERRASPSPRNDDNQSEEEAEYGSEQASGSSSPAASHVEEEEEEDQEEEEDEEEEDEEGMEEEEEVEEEGEKDEEEEEEEEYDERRGGGEGNDYDTRSEAGDSRSASSVSFSDEGESVRSGSASEASGSEKKREKLSSSVRAVRKRMENPTSKLRYILRDARFFLIKSNNHENVSLAKAKGVWSTLPVNEKKLNGAFRSARSVILIFSVRESGKFQGLARLASESYHGGSPIHWVLPAGMNAKMLGGVFKIDWLCRRELPFIKTAHLSNPWNDGKPVKIGRDGQEIQPDVGAQLCALFPLDESVDVHQVARRIRHKRETPSEPRPRGRPPLREPGRRRPEEFDLHGRKRPRTDGPPDFSQRAGFIQDLRSQPVDRRFSGVRRDVFLNGSYNDYMRDYHHSVGPPAPWQTLAPYPNVEQQPPHHPPYYHHNHPPPPPHQAFHHHHHHHPPLPPHEAPPPRFRDKQRAPQHRAFTSSPHDYDMRVDDFLRRTQAVVSSRRERDRQRERERGGPRRDRERERARDRDRERERDKERGRYRR, from the exons ATGGCGGCCGACCGGCGCGAGGACAAAG ACGGAGAACTCAACGTTCTGGAGGATTTACTGACTGAAGCTCCAGATCAGGACGACGAGCTCTACAACCCTGAGACCGAGCGGGACATCAGTGACAAGAAAG GAACAAAAAGGAAGAGCGAGCGCTCGAACAGCCAGGATCTAAAGAGACTCCGCCCCTCATCGGGCCACACCCCCTCCAGATCATCATCTTCCATTAAGAGACCTCTGGGGTCATCCTCTAAGAAGGCGTCCAGCCCTCGAAGCCACCACGTCACCACCTACCGCCACGACTACTATGACGATCGAAAGGGACGGCGGGTAGTCCGGGAGGGGCCTCGGAGCCGTGGCGGGGAGGACGCACGGCGCAGAGAGTCCCAACGGGGCCTGGAGGGTCTGAGTCGG CTGCGGCGTGATGAGCGGCGGGCAAGCCCCTCCCCTCGCAATGATGACAACCAGTCAGAAGAAGAGGCAGAGTATGGCTCAGAGCAGGCATCAGGTAGTTCCTCCCCTGCTGCCTCCCATgtagaggaggaagaggaggaggatcaggaagaagaggaggacgaggaggaggaggacgaggaggggatggaggaggaggaggaggtggaggaggaaggagaaaaggacgaggaggaggaggaagaggaggaataCGATGAGCGTCGTGGTGGCGGCGAGGGAAACGACTACGACACTCGGAGTGAGGCTGGAGATTCACGCTCCGCCTCCTCTGTTAGTTTCTCTGACGAAGGCGAGTCAGTGCGCTCAGGCTCCGCCTCCGAGGCCTCAG gatctGAGAAGAAGCGGGAGAAGTTGTCATCTTCAGTTCGAGCTGTTCGAAAACGCATGGAGA ATCCCACCAGCAAACTGCGCTACATCCTGCGAGACGCTCGGTTCTTCCTTATCAAGAGCAACAACCACGAGAACGTTTCCCTGGCTAAAGCTAAG GGCGTTTGGTCCACGCTGCCCGTGAACGAGAAGAAGCTGAACGGAGCGTTCCGCTCGGCTCGGAGCGTCATTCTGATCTTCTCTGTCAGGGAGAGCGGGAAGTTCCAAG GTTTGGCCCGTTTGGCGTCGGAGTCTTATCACGGCGGTTCTCCGATTCATTGGGTTCTTCCTGCTGGCATGAACGCCAAGATGCTGGGAGGAGTCTTCAAGATCGACTGGCTCTGCAG GCGGGAGCTTCCTTTCATTAAGACCGCCCACCTGTCCAACCCCTGGAACGACGGCAAGCCAGTTAAAATCGGACGAGACGGCCAG GAGATCCAACCAGATGTTGGCGCTCAGCTCTGCGCCCTGTTCCCATTGGACGAGAGCGTGGACGTTCACCAGGTGGCTCGCCGCATTCGTCACAAGCGCGAAACGCCATCGGAGCCGCGGCCCCGTGGCCGACCACCACTGCGTGAACCGGGAAG GCGTCGACCTGAAGAGTTTGACCTCCATGGCAGGAAGCGGCCACGTACAGATGGTCCGCCGGACTTCAGCCAGCGAGCAG GGTTCATCCAGGACCTACGGAGCCAGCCGGTGGACAG GAGATTCTCTGGAGTCAGACGAGATGTGTTTCTGAACGGA TCCTACAACGACTACATGAGGGACTATCACCACAGCGTTGGGCCTCCAGCTCCGTGGCAGACTCTG GCACCATACCCCAACGTGGAGCAGcagcccccccaccaccccccaTATTACCACCACAAccaccccccacctcctcctcaccAGGCCttccatcaccaccaccaccaccacccgcCCCTCCCACCACACGAGGCTCCGCCCCCTCGCTTCAGAGACAAGCAGCGAGCGCCGCAGCATCGCGCCTTCACCTCCAGCCCG CACGACTACGACATGCGAGTGGACGACTTCCTGCGGCGGACGCAGGCGGTGGTGAGCAGCAGGCGGGAGCGCGACCGTCAGCGTGAGCGCGAGCGTGGTGGACCTCGGCGTGACCGCGAGCGAGAGCGAGCgagggacagagac
- the ythdc1 gene encoding YTH domain-containing protein 1 isoform X1 — protein MAADRREDKDGELNVLEDLLTEAPDQDDELYNPETERDISDKKGTKRKSERSNSQDLKRLRPSSGHTPSRSSSSIKRPLGSSSKKASSPRSHHVTTYRHDYYDDRKGRRVVREGPRSRGGEDARRRESQRGLEGLSRKLRRDERRASPSPRNDDNQSEEEAEYGSEQASGSSSPAASHVEEEEEEDQEEEEDEEEEDEEGMEEEEEVEEEGEKDEEEEEEEEYDERRGGGEGNDYDTRSEAGDSRSASSVSFSDEGESVRSGSASEASGSEKKREKLSSSVRAVRKRMENPTSKLRYILRDARFFLIKSNNHENVSLAKAKGVWSTLPVNEKKLNGAFRSARSVILIFSVRESGKFQGLARLASESYHGGSPIHWVLPAGMNAKMLGGVFKIDWLCRRELPFIKTAHLSNPWNDGKPVKIGRDGQEIQPDVGAQLCALFPLDESVDVHQVARRIRHKRETPSEPRPRGRPPLREPGRRRPEEFDLHGRKRPRTDGPPDFSQRAGFIQDLRSQPVDRRFSGVRRDVFLNGSYNDYMRDYHHSVGPPAPWQTLAPYPNVEQQPPHHPPYYHHNHPPPPPHQAFHHHHHHHPPLPPHEAPPPRFRDKQRAPQHRAFTSSPHDYDMRVDDFLRRTQAVVSSRRERDRQRERERGGPRRDRERERARDRDRERERDKERGRYRR, from the exons ATGGCGGCCGACCGGCGCGAGGACAAAG ACGGAGAACTCAACGTTCTGGAGGATTTACTGACTGAAGCTCCAGATCAGGACGACGAGCTCTACAACCCTGAGACCGAGCGGGACATCAGTGACAAGAAAG GAACAAAAAGGAAGAGCGAGCGCTCGAACAGCCAGGATCTAAAGAGACTCCGCCCCTCATCGGGCCACACCCCCTCCAGATCATCATCTTCCATTAAGAGACCTCTGGGGTCATCCTCTAAGAAGGCGTCCAGCCCTCGAAGCCACCACGTCACCACCTACCGCCACGACTACTATGACGATCGAAAGGGACGGCGGGTAGTCCGGGAGGGGCCTCGGAGCCGTGGCGGGGAGGACGCACGGCGCAGAGAGTCCCAACGGGGCCTGGAGGGTCTGAGTCGG aAGCTGCGGCGTGATGAGCGGCGGGCAAGCCCCTCCCCTCGCAATGATGACAACCAGTCAGAAGAAGAGGCAGAGTATGGCTCAGAGCAGGCATCAGGTAGTTCCTCCCCTGCTGCCTCCCATgtagaggaggaagaggaggaggatcaggaagaagaggaggacgaggaggaggaggacgaggaggggatggaggaggaggaggaggtggaggaggaaggagaaaaggacgaggaggaggaggaagaggaggaataCGATGAGCGTCGTGGTGGCGGCGAGGGAAACGACTACGACACTCGGAGTGAGGCTGGAGATTCACGCTCCGCCTCCTCTGTTAGTTTCTCTGACGAAGGCGAGTCAGTGCGCTCAGGCTCCGCCTCCGAGGCCTCAG gatctGAGAAGAAGCGGGAGAAGTTGTCATCTTCAGTTCGAGCTGTTCGAAAACGCATGGAGA ATCCCACCAGCAAACTGCGCTACATCCTGCGAGACGCTCGGTTCTTCCTTATCAAGAGCAACAACCACGAGAACGTTTCCCTGGCTAAAGCTAAG GGCGTTTGGTCCACGCTGCCCGTGAACGAGAAGAAGCTGAACGGAGCGTTCCGCTCGGCTCGGAGCGTCATTCTGATCTTCTCTGTCAGGGAGAGCGGGAAGTTCCAAG GTTTGGCCCGTTTGGCGTCGGAGTCTTATCACGGCGGTTCTCCGATTCATTGGGTTCTTCCTGCTGGCATGAACGCCAAGATGCTGGGAGGAGTCTTCAAGATCGACTGGCTCTGCAG GCGGGAGCTTCCTTTCATTAAGACCGCCCACCTGTCCAACCCCTGGAACGACGGCAAGCCAGTTAAAATCGGACGAGACGGCCAG GAGATCCAACCAGATGTTGGCGCTCAGCTCTGCGCCCTGTTCCCATTGGACGAGAGCGTGGACGTTCACCAGGTGGCTCGCCGCATTCGTCACAAGCGCGAAACGCCATCGGAGCCGCGGCCCCGTGGCCGACCACCACTGCGTGAACCGGGAAG GCGTCGACCTGAAGAGTTTGACCTCCATGGCAGGAAGCGGCCACGTACAGATGGTCCGCCGGACTTCAGCCAGCGAGCAG GGTTCATCCAGGACCTACGGAGCCAGCCGGTGGACAG GAGATTCTCTGGAGTCAGACGAGATGTGTTTCTGAACGGA TCCTACAACGACTACATGAGGGACTATCACCACAGCGTTGGGCCTCCAGCTCCGTGGCAGACTCTG GCACCATACCCCAACGTGGAGCAGcagcccccccaccaccccccaTATTACCACCACAAccaccccccacctcctcctcaccAGGCCttccatcaccaccaccaccaccacccgcCCCTCCCACCACACGAGGCTCCGCCCCCTCGCTTCAGAGACAAGCAGCGAGCGCCGCAGCATCGCGCCTTCACCTCCAGCCCG CACGACTACGACATGCGAGTGGACGACTTCCTGCGGCGGACGCAGGCGGTGGTGAGCAGCAGGCGGGAGCGCGACCGTCAGCGTGAGCGCGAGCGTGGTGGACCTCGGCGTGACCGCGAGCGAGAGCGAGCgagggacagagac
- the LOC108228802 gene encoding alpha-mannosidase 2x isoform X2, producing MVAPSDNQLPKLRPFLPLRSSLPCDIHLLNLRMLEDPQVSAEVRQEAGSPSQEVALLLHRKGFDCSSAPSPLPSCSWSAHEEVDLEELLAPLRFRSLRRSGLTLLRDHDEPGSAHQQRHVARLRPMEIYAFRVQID from the exons ATGGTTGCCCCGAGCGACAACCAGCTGCCGAAGCTGCGCCCCTTCCTGCCGCTGCGCTCATCTCTGCCTTGTGACATCCACTTGCTTAACCTGAGGATGCTGGAGGACCCACAGGTGAGTGCTGAGGTCAGACAG gaagcaggaagtccatcacaggaagtGGCTCTCCTCCTCCACAGGAAGGGATTTGACTGTAGCTCCGCCCCCAGTCCTCTGCCTTCATGCTCGTGGAGTGCGCACGAGGAG gtgGACCTGGAGGAACTTCTTGCTCCTCTTCGATTTCGTTCGCTCCGCCGTTCAGGTCTCACTCTGCTGCGTGACCACGACGAGCCAGGCTCCGCCCACCAGCAGCGGCATGTTGCTAGGCTGCGTCCAATGGAGATTTACGCGTTCCGTGTTCAGATTGACTGA
- the LOC108228802 gene encoding protein asteroid homolog 1 isoform X1, with the protein MCQHVHQIGFNISTERRIHERILQRSSLIRLSDIMGVQGLAGLVKNSAVLEGLEFGNSHVVIDGPNLYYSLYVNCEPKLDQRHGGDYSAFRDEVGQFFDNLKDCDIKPLVILDGGSEAKKEETIMSRLTDKLKNAKSISESKSDHSKIIIPPLVKDVFIQILKEKQIELEVCFGEADLTAALRANQRKCPVLSNDSDFYIFNLQEGFLPLNNFNWKDVRNQRIPAKLYRISKFCSKFKVDPNLMPVFAAVSGNDFSRLEDNGNFVKTYPVREQTYWKEARQKAILGFLGTLNGKTSEEAVRGALRQVGKPEQDIKPFQDSVESYTLREPPVLELPQWIIEAVRTGELTSFVTTVLTEKKMTLPPLVEDFSQPSSYKAALQIRRYFYGLLVGTETCTEYDREDPGPGPGPGPVVRANRVQPVQPVLPDVNSGDRLQLQHLNEASMHLRQNILFEALKVSTERSSTENVPDHLKLPFRVTQFWFEYRQQNHPGPVNQFCLQALLLGFVYGDHDSGGAFKREMDGLKAKAGPLQLDVTHAFSQWQCCMRQSLYLNQLLKFPLQEPQYSRLYCGPLLHQLVDHLKTKNRFTDLQALLAESWREVLQTSLEIMSTHSGEAGPSGGAGPSQGTKKRRIKK; encoded by the exons ATGTGCCAGCATGTTCATCAGATTGGTTTTAATATTTCCACAGAGAGAAGAATCCATGAACGTATTCTGCAGCGTTCATCTTTAATCAGACTTTCAGACATCATGGGGGTTCAAGGATTGGCCGGTCTGGTTAAGAATTCAGCCGTCTTGGAAGGTTTGGAGTTTGGTAACAGTCATGTTGTCATTGATGGTCCAAATCTGTACTATTCTTTGTATGTTAACTGTGAGCCGAAGCTGGACCAGCGCCACGGTGGAGATTATTCTGCTTTCAGAGATGAGGTCGGTCAATTCTTTGACAATCTGAAGGATTGTGATATCAAACCACTGGTGATTCTGGATGGAGGATCAGAAGCCAAGAAGGAAGAAACTATTATGTCTCGCCTGACAGATAAACTGAAAAATGCTAAATCAATTTCTGAATCCAAGTCCGACCATTCAAAGATCATCATACCTCCTCTGGTCAAAGATGTCTTCATACAGATCCTGAAGGAAAAACAGATCGAGTTAGAGGTGTGCTTTGGAGAAGCAGACCTGACGGCTGCTCTGCGGGCAAATCAGAGGAAATGTCCGGTTCTGTCCAACGATTCtgatttttacatctttaactTACAGGAAGGTTTCCTTCCTCTCAATAACTTTAATTGGAAAGATGTCAGAAACCAAAGAATTCCTGCCAAACTCTACAGAATCTCAAAGTTTTGTAGCAAATTTAAAGTAGACCCTAATCTCATGCCTGTTTTTGCTGCAGTATCAGGAAATGATTTTTCAAGATTAGAGGACAATGGcaattttgttaaaacatatCCTGTAAGAGAACAAACTTATTGGAAAGAGGCTCGACAAAAAGCTATCCTCGGTTTTTTGGGGACTTTAAATGGGAAGACAAGTGAAGAGGCTGTGAGAGGAGCTTTACGTCAAGTTGGTAAACCAGAGCAGGACATCAAACCTTTCCAGGATTCTGTTGAAAGCTATACTTTAAGAGAGCCACCTGTTCTCGAGCTACCTCAGTGGATAATAGAAGCAGTTCGGACAGGAGAACTGACCTCCTTCGTTACAACAGTTCTGACTGAGAAGAAGATGACCCTGCCTCCCCTGGTGGAGGACTTCTCACAGCCCAGCAGCTACAAAGCTGCTCTCCAAATCCGACGGTACTTCTATGGACTGTTGGTGGGAACAGAGACGTGCACTGAATATGACAGGGAGgatccaggtccaggtccaggtccaggtccagttGTACGTGCCAACAGGGTCCAGCCGGTCCAGCCAGTCCTGCCAGATGTAAACTCTGGTGACCGTCTGCAGCTACAACATCTGAATGAG GCTTCGATGCATTTGCGTCAAAACATCTTGTTTGAAGCTCTGAAGGTGTCCACTGAAAGGTCATCCACTGAAAACGTTCCAGACCACCTGAAGCTGCCATTCCGTGTGACCCAGTTCTGGTTTGAGTATCGCCAACAGAACCATCCAGGACCTGTAAACCAGTTCTGTCTGCAGGCTCTCCTGCTGGGGTTTGTGTATGGAGACCATGACTCAG GTGGTGCCTTTAAGAGGGAGATGGATGGTCTAAAGGCTAAAGCAGGTCCTCTGCAGCTTGATGTAACCCATGCATTCAGCCAGTGGCAGTGCTGCATGAGGCAGAGCCTCTATCTGAACCAGCTGCTCAAGTTCCCACTGCAAGAACCTCAATATTCTCG GCTTTACTGTGGACCTCTGTTACACCAGCTGGTGGATCatctgaagacaaaaaacagatttacagaCCTGCAGGCGCTACTGGCTGAAAGCTGGAGAGAGGTCCTGCAGACATCACTGGAGATAATGAGCACTCACTCAGGTGAAGCAGGGCCCTCAGGTGGAGCGGGGCCCTCACAgggtacaaaaaaaagaagaattaaaaagTGA